A section of the Harmonia axyridis chromosome 2, icHarAxyr1.1, whole genome shotgun sequence genome encodes:
- the LOC123673562 gene encoding L-lactate dehydrogenase B chain-like, producing the protein MAQLETVEKCMRHVAPHVESTETKVTVVGIGAVGMGAVSALLTQEISKNIVLMDMDGRKVAGEVLDLQHATPFLSNSQVSGGTDYALTRNSRVCVVTAGVRQQEGESRLNLVQRNVEVFKKIIPPLAEQSPNCILLIVSNPCDILTYVAWKLSGFPPERVFGSGCDLDSARFRVLLAQKFGIAANSVHGNVIGEHGDSSVAVWSGVNIAGLFIRDIHPQMGTDTDPEKFADIHKSVVQGAYEVIKLKGYTSWAIGYAVANIVKDILDNVYAIHMLSVNVKGLYDIKDDVFLSLPTVLGAKGINEIILLTLSEDEVKKLQESAKVLWDVQKDIVFA; encoded by the coding sequence ATGGCTCAATTGGAAACTGTTGAAAAATGCATGCGACATGTTGCCCCTCACGTGGAAAGCACAGAGACCAAAGTGACAGTCGTAGGGATTGGTGCTGTTGGAATGGGAGCAGTCAGTGCTCTTCTTACCCAAGAAATCTCCAAGAACATCGTCCTGATGGATATGGATGGCAGAAAGGTGGCAGGTGAAGTACTCGATTTGCAACACGCCACGCCATTCTTGAGCAACAGCCAAGTGTCTGGAGGTACTGATTACGCCCTCACCAGAAACTCAAGGGTTTGTGTGGTAACCGCTGGTGTTAGACAGCAAGAAGGCGAGAGTAGATTGAATTTGGTGCAAAGGAACGTGGAGGTGTTCAAGAAGATCATACCTCCTTTGGCGGAACAATCCCCTAACTGTATTCTACTGATAGTCAGCAATCCCTGCGATATACTCACATATGTAGCGTGGAAACTTAGTGGGTTTCCTCCAGAGAGAGTCTTCGGATCTGGATGCGATCTGGATTCTGCCAGATTCAGAGTGCTGCTCGCTCAGAAGTTTGGTATTGCTGCTAACAGCGTACATGGAAATGTAATTGGTGAGCACGGGGACTCTAGCGTGGCTGTTTGGTCAGGTGTCAACATCGCTGGTCTGTTCATCAGAGACATCCATCCTCAGATGGGCACGGACACAGATCCTGAAAAATTCGCAGATATCCATAAATCTGTAGTACAAGGCGCTTACGAGGTGATCAAGTTGAAAGGTTACACCTCCTGGGCTATTGGATATGCTGTTGCTAACATAGTGAAAGACATTCTGGACAACGTGTATGCGATTCATATGCTGAGTGTCAACGTTAAAGGGCTTTATGACATCAAGGATGATGTTTTCCTGTCACTGCCGACAGTGTTGGGTGCAAAAGGAATCAACGAAATTATCCTTTTGACATTGAGTGAAGACGAGGTGAAGAAGTTACAAGAGTCGGCGAAGGTATTATGGGATGTTCAGAAAGATATAGTTTTTGCATGA